One Setaria viridis chromosome 3, Setaria_viridis_v4.0, whole genome shotgun sequence DNA window includes the following coding sequences:
- the LOC117846803 gene encoding uncharacterized protein — protein sequence MVDSTGSNGCSTVTRVLFCGPYWPASIVYTREYLQNYPFIQVDEVGLDQVPDVIQNYHLCIVRNRRIDSDIIARATQMKIIMQNGVGLEGVDIGAATEHKIKVARIPGYTTGNAVACAEMAIYLTLGVLRKQKEMDRAVNRRELGTPAGETIHGRTIFILGFGAIGYELAKRLRVFGVKILATKRNWSSNTFPCDTEVLVDKKGGLEDMYEFAGEADIVITCMALTNETIGIVGNKFLAAMKKGSYLVNIARGRLLDYKAVLSHLESGHLSGLGIDVAWMEPFDPEDPILKFSNVIMTPHVAGITEYSLRTAAKIVGDVALQLHSGKPFTGIEFVN from the exons ATGGTTGATTCAACGGGAAGCAATGGCTGCAGCACTGTTACAAGGGTGCTATTCTGTGGCCCTTACTGGCCTGCTTCCATTGTCTATACCAGGGAGTATCTACAGAACTATCCATTTATCCAG GTTGACGAAGTAGGTCTTGACCAGGTACCTGATGTTATTCAAAATTACCATTTATGTATTGTAAGAAATCGACGCATAGATTCGGATATCATTGCAAGAGCAACCCAGATGAAGATTATTATGCAGAATGGTGTTGGATTAGAAG GTGTTGACATAGGGGCTGCTACAGAACACAAGATTAAAGTTGCAAGGATACCTGGGTATACTACAGGAAATGCTGTCGCTTGTGCAGAAATGGCAATCTACCTTACCCTAGGTGTTCTGCGAAAGCAA AAGGAGATGGATCGTGCTGTTAATCGGAGAGAACTGGGCACTCCAGCCGGAGAAACAATACATGGCAGAACA ATCTTTATACTGGGTTTTGGAGCCATCGGCTATGAACTTGCCAAGAGGCTAAGGGTGTTTGGAGTTAAAATTCTTGCTACCAAAAGAAATTGGTCGTCAAACACGTTTCCTTGTG ATACTGAAGTACTAGTTGATAAGAAAGGTGGCCTAGAAGATATGTATGAATTTGCCGGAGAAGCAGACATAGTTATAACGTGCATGGCCCTAACCAATGAAACA ATTGGTATTGTAGGCAATAAGTTCCTCGCAGCAATGAAAAAG GGATCATATCTGGTTAATATTGCTAGAGGACGCCTACTGGACTATAAGGCAGTGCTTAGTCACCTTGAATCAGGTCATTTAAGCGGTTTAGGAATTGATGTTGCTTGGATGGAGCCATTTGATCCAGAGGATCCAATTCTAAAATTCTCAAATGTTATTATGACACCTCATGTTGCTGGAATCACGGAGTACTCCTTAAGAACTGCAGCAAAG ATTGTTGGTGATGTTGCACTGCAGCTTCATTCGGGGAAGCCATTCACTGGAATAGAATTTGTGAACTAG